One Longimicrobiales bacterium genomic window carries:
- a CDS encoding YciI family protein codes for MRVSYIYFMKDDPDRVAAVAPEHAAHWRGLELREYLGGPFADRSGGLISFETDSPDDAAQLVADDPFVRHGLVEHSWIKEWKVE; via the coding sequence ATGCGGGTTTCGTACATCTACTTCATGAAGGACGACCCCGACCGCGTCGCGGCGGTCGCACCCGAGCACGCCGCCCACTGGCGGGGGCTCGAGCTGCGCGAGTACCTCGGAGGTCCGTTCGCCGACCGGTCCGGCGGACTGATCAGCTTCGAGACCGACTCGCCCGACGACGCGGCGCAGCTCGTGGCCGACGACCCTTTCGTTCGCCACGGACTCGTCGAGCACAGCTGGATCAAGGAGTGGAAGGTCGAGTAA